A region from the Geotrypetes seraphini chromosome 10, aGeoSer1.1, whole genome shotgun sequence genome encodes:
- the ZNF784 gene encoding zinc finger protein 784 produces the protein MQDKHSNRGKDASLQTYSRGPEDKAQLHMSRENTMGPLDSGQLHSDGQETEEVIEIQVVKVKGELAEAGDWPVSPISAGSSGEFRCAFCLAAFHYVSELMFHEQAHIAQSRFRCQVCGRTFQCTSNLKDHYNVHTRERPYRCNHCTSAFTQASSLATHLRTHTGQRPCRCGACGKVFKDASSFVEHRKLHSLEEQKERKIPKAASPAEKPHICSFCRKGFKRSSDLRDHERIHTGERPYRCGTCGKSFTQSSVLTGHVRIHTGEKPFHCDTCGKTFNNCSNFKKHQRIHLFQKVLRNQQIKEETEVEVPQQKQPLRSNNYGSHLVDATFSSFKRQVPNPGSTLLDGLTGGDGRGLKTLSTPGHRDIAGFDVISMPHNGVFPKRLPRDKGHYQGRGPAWRSWNTQFNSGLGKVPGFLEAKEDLQCDNPVEDRTCATKDILGHLEQQPKRQKNGTCPSPSLHHGLVEQSYSHEATNWYTTNKNFQYASVQIEQAKCWVQSKEKVMSLVQDTSIRETTSHQNIKRALHRLPSNSVIGGKEGSIHTLEQSCSSQENLVDAKKTYVLSRNVPEQRLVPQKTLECSEATKITRKLKDLFIPQPNHTEGKPYICFVCSKRFKRASDLKEHLRVHTGERPFHCGVCGKNFTQSSALSTHQRIHTGEKPFQCDVCHKRFNDSSNFSKHKRVHSGERPHHCVFCGKMFQEKHQLKQHLRSIHESVG, from the coding sequence ATGCAAGACAAGCACAGCAACAGGGGTAAGGATGCAAGTCTCCAAACGTATTCCAGAGGCCCTGAAGACAAAGCCCAACTACACATGTCTCGGGAGAACACAATGGGGCCACTGGACTCTGGGCAACTGCACTCCGATGGCCAGGAGACTGAGGAGGTCATTGAGATCCAGGTGGTGAAGGTGAAGGGGGAGCTGGCTGAAGCTGGAGACTGGCCAGTCTCTCCCATCTCTGCTGGCAGCAGTGGCGAGTTTCGTTGCGCCTTCTGCCTGGCAGCTTTCCACTATGTTTCGGAGTTGATGTTTCATGAGCAGGCCCACATTGCTCAGAGTCGCTTCCGGTGCCAAGTCTGTGGCCGGACTTTCCAGTGCACATCCAACCTGAAGGATCACTACAATGTGCACACAAGGGAGAGGCCTTATCGCTGCAACCACTGTACTAGTGCCTTCACGCAGGCATCGTCGTTGGCCACTCATCTGCGCACCCACACTGGACAGCGGCCATGTCGATGTGGAGCATGTGGTAAGGTCTTCAAGGATGCCTCAAGTTTTGTGGAGCACCGAAAGCTGCACAGCCTGGAAGAGCAGAAGGAAAGGAAGATACCGAAGGCAGCCAGCCCAGCAGAGAAGCCCCACATCTGCTCCTTCTGTAGAAAAGGCTTTAAACGTTCTTCAGACCTGAGGGACCATGAACGGATCCACACTGGGGAACGTCCATACCGATGCGGCACGTGTGGCAAGAGCTTTACGCAGTCCTCGGTGCTGACGGGCCACGTGCGGATCCACACCGGTGAGAAGCCCTTCCACTGTGACACATGCGGCAAAACATTCAACAACTGCTCCAACTTCAAGAAGCACCAACGCATTCACCTGTTCCAGAAAGTTCTGCGGAACCAGCAAATCAAGGAAGAAACGGAGGTGGAGGTTCCGCAACAGAAGCAGCCCCTTCGTAGCAATAACTATGGGTCACACCTAGTAGACGCCACTTTTTCTTCTTTCAAACGACAAGTTCCAAATCCTGGCAGCACACTGCTGGATGGATTAACAGGTGGTGATGGAAGAGGTTTGAAGACACTCTCAACTCCAGGACACAGAGACATTGCTGGTTTTGACGTGATCTCCATGCCACACAATGGAGTGTTTCCCAAGAGGCTTCCAAGAGACAAAGGACATTACCAGGGAAGGGGACCAGCATGGAGGTCCTGGAACACACAGTTCAACAGTGGCCTTGGGAAAGTTCCTGGGTTTCTAGAAGCTAAGGAAGATCTGCAGTGTGATAACCCAGTGGAAGACAGGACGTGTGCAACCAAGGACATCTTAGGTCACCTTGAGCAACAGCCAAAGAGGCAGAAAAATGGCACCTGCCCATCTCCTTCTCTTCATCATGGCCTAGTGGAGCAGAGTTATAGCCATGAAGCTACAAACTGGTATACAACTAATAAGAATTTTCAATATGCATCTGTCCAAATAGAGCAAGCCAAATGCTGGGTTCAGAGTAAAGAAAAGGTGATGTCCCTTGTACAAGACACTTCCATAAGAGAAACTACAAGCCATCAGAACATTAAAAGAGCTTTACATCGCCTTCCTAGCAACTCAGTGATTGGTGGTAAAGAAGGATCCATCCACACCTTGGAACAGAGCTGTAGCAGCCAAGAGAACCTGGTAGATGCCAAGAAAACCTACGTTCTATCCAGAAATGTGCCAGAGCAGAGACTGGTGCCCCAAAAGACTTTGGAGTGTTCAGAAGCCACTAAGATCACAAGGAAACTGAAAGACCTTTTCATACCTCAACCAAATCACACAGAAGGGAAACCTTACATCTGCTTTGTATGCTCCAAACGCTTCAAGAGGGCGAGTGACCTGAAAGAACACCTACGGGTTCACACGGGAGAGAGGCCCTTCCACTGCGGGGTGTGCGGTAAGAATTTCACCCAGTCTTCTGCTCTCTCCACCCACCAGCGCATTCACACAGGTGAGAAGCCCTTCCAGTGTGatgtgtgccacaagagattcaaCGACTCCTCCAACTTCTCCAAGCACAAGCGCGTCCACTCCGGCGAACGACCTCACCACTGTGTCTTCTGTGGCAAGATGTTCCAGGAGAAACACCAGCTCAAACAGCACTTGAGGTCCATCCATGAAtctgttggctga